In Bacteroidota bacterium, the genomic stretch CTCCCATAGCAAGAGTCTTTTTAACATTTGCCATATCATTCAATGCTGAGACAACAATAACAGGGATTTCTTTTAAATGGTTATTCCTTTTTACTTCTTTTAAAAAATCAAATCCACTAACTTTTGGCATAAGTAAATCAAGCAATATCAAATCAACCTTGTTTTTTTTCAAGATCTGGAAAGCTTCAAGTGCACTCATGGCGCTATAAATCTCATACCCCTGCTCACTTAATATAGCCTCCAATAAAACAACATTGGTTGTAGAGTCATCTACGACTAATATCCTGGTTTTTCCCATGTCCTTTATAAAACTTTATAAACTACATCTACCTCAGATGTTTTAAATCTGATGAATTTAATTATTTTTGTAACCAATGATTCCTTTCTACGAATAACATGAATCATAGTTCTATTTTTGTTCAATCTATTTTTTA encodes the following:
- a CDS encoding response regulator translates to MGKTRILVVDDSTTNVVLLEAILSEQGYEIYSAMSALEAFQILKKNKVDLILLDLLMPKVSGFDFLKEVKRNNHLKEIPVIVVSALNDMANVKKTLAMGAIDFVQKPIDIQQFVEKVDAILNKKSIIE